The Candidatus Methanoperedens sp. genome has a window encoding:
- a CDS encoding DUF5611 family protein, giving the protein MVIIIQEYSFKRGFSQDAGRIRAELEKNFPAQLKEENGKCTINYGAFKRLTVWVDNKKLCVETEYNEDVKDDVILDTNKRYRVFLEDATGYTAKERLAKAKKEVQG; this is encoded by the coding sequence ATGGTGATAATTATTCAGGAGTATTCATTTAAACGAGGTTTTTCGCAGGATGCAGGGCGAATCAGGGCAGAGCTTGAGAAAAATTTTCCAGCGCAATTAAAGGAAGAGAACGGGAAATGTACAATAAATTACGGCGCTTTTAAACGGTTAACTGTCTGGGTTGATAATAAAAAGCTGTGCGTGGAAACAGAATATAACGAAGACGTTAAAGACGATGTTATTCTCGACACCAATAAGCGCTACAGGGTCTTTCTTGAAGATGCAACAGGTTACACTGCCAAGGAACGCCTCGCAAAAGCCAAGAAAGAAGTGCAGGGATAA
- a CDS encoding chorismate pyruvate-lyase family protein — protein sequence MWDVIKRPDVPACLRICAGTDGSVTQLLEVLTGKTVEVKTLEQSLIKATHDIAKLFDIDVGEEVNSRLVTLDAGGTIYVLAKSLAPVKRMPQAVRDDLMKADIPIGRILREHKLETRRDILNIKIVRQDFFGKVPVLSREYRIIYENKVLMWINECFPVDERWKM from the coding sequence ATGTGGGATGTCATTAAAAGACCTGATGTTCCCGCATGCCTGCGGATATGTGCGGGTACGGACGGCTCGGTCACGCAGCTTCTTGAGGTGCTCACAGGGAAAACGGTAGAAGTCAAAACGCTTGAGCAGAGTCTTATAAAAGCAACGCATGATATCGCAAAGCTTTTTGATATTGATGTCGGGGAGGAGGTTAACAGCCGCCTTGTGACACTGGATGCCGGAGGGACTATTTACGTTCTGGCAAAATCCCTGGCGCCTGTTAAAAGAATGCCGCAGGCGGTAAGGGATGATCTTATGAAAGCCGATATCCCGATAGGAAGGATTCTGCGGGAGCACAAACTTGAGACAAGGCGTGATATACTGAACATCAAAATTGTGCGGCAGGATTTTTTCGGGAAGGTTCCTGTGCTTTCAAGGGAGTACAGGATAATCTATGAGAATAAGGTGCTTATGTGGATTAATGAGTGCTTTCCTGTGGATGAGAGGTGGAAGATGTGA
- a CDS encoding type 1 glutamine amidotransferase, giving the protein MQLPNNKSNRKAVVLTADKFEDMEVFFPVFRLLEEGWQVDIAAPGMKEISGENGYVLKPDKTIEEVDSGEYDLLIIPGGAANGAPATVRKIKKAQEIAKSFFAKNKPIASICHGPYTLVSAGLVKGRHLTSYWHDGVPEEIQEAGGIWEDKEVVVDGNLVTSRWPMDLPAFMREVMRMVKKVEK; this is encoded by the coding sequence ATGCAACTTCCTAACAATAAATCGAACCGCAAAGCTGTTGTACTCACTGCTGATAAGTTTGAGGATATGGAAGTCTTCTTCCCTGTTTTCCGCTTGCTGGAGGAAGGATGGCAGGTGGACATCGCCGCACCCGGCATGAAGGAGATAAGCGGTGAAAACGGCTACGTTTTAAAACCCGACAAAACTATTGAAGAAGTTGATTCCGGCGAATACGATCTTCTTATCATTCCGGGCGGAGCGGCGAATGGAGCGCCGGCAACCGTGCGCAAGATCAAAAAAGCGCAGGAGATAGCCAAATCATTCTTTGCCAAAAATAAACCCATCGCCTCTATCTGTCATGGCCCCTATACTCTTGTGTCGGCAGGCCTTGTGAAAGGGAGGCACCTTACTTCTTATTGGCATGATGGTGTGCCCGAGGAGATACAGGAGGCAGGCGGAATTTGGGAGGATAAAGAGGTGGTCGTTGATGGCAATCTCGTCACCTCGCGCTGGCCGATGGACCTGCCCGCGTTTATGCGAGAGGTAATGAGGATGGTTAAAAAGGTCGAGAAATAG
- a CDS encoding type II toxin-antitoxin system HicB family antitoxin — translation MEKYTLPVVIEKDEFGYFAMCPALQGCYSQGDTYEEALENIKDAIHLHIEDIIESGESITAISRPF, via the coding sequence ATGGAAAAATATACTCTTCCTGTAGTAATAGAAAAAGATGAATTCGGCTATTTTGCAATGTGCCCGGCTTTACAGGGCTGCTACTCCCAGGGGGATACCTATGAGGAAGCACTTGAAAATATAAAAGACGCCATCCACCTGCACATAGAAGATATTATCGAAAGCGGAGAGTCCATTACTGCTATTTCTCGACCTTTTTAA
- a CDS encoding type II toxin-antitoxin system RelE/ParE family toxin gives MPYTIQIETALETKLDKLKKKDNSLYQRLIHKIIETSKNPELGKPLRNVLKGKRRIHVGSFVLFYSIDKKNEIVTFLEFEHHDKAYR, from the coding sequence ATGCCGTATACCATCCAAATTGAGACTGCCTTAGAGACAAAACTGGATAAACTCAAAAAGAAGGATAATTCTCTTTATCAGAGGCTAATCCACAAAATAATCGAGACAAGCAAAAATCCCGAACTGGGCAAACCACTCCGAAACGTGTTAAAAGGTAAACGGAGAATTCATGTTGGTTCATTTGTTCTTTTTTATTCGATTGATAAGAAAAACGAGATTGTAACTTTCCTTGAGTTTGAGCATCACGATAAGGCATATCGATAA
- the carA gene encoding glutamine-hydrolyzing carbamoyl-phosphate synthase small subunit, whose protein sequence is MKAVLGLEDGTFVKGDGLGVEGIVQGELVFTTQYTGYEEALTDPSYKGQILMFTYPLIGNYGISGETFQSDNMQAEGLVVREACDHPSHHKSRRSIYEFLKDEGKSGIMGIDTRMLTIKTREHGTMKAAIIVGDDDGEEAVRLAREQPDIGGLDLISRVTCKEPYQVKGYEGGGNIVLMDFGAKRNIIKSLNNRGINVMVVPANTKLKDIMNYEPDALLLSNGPGDPQQATNGISVVKELAGELPIFGICLGHQIISLALGGETYKMKFGHRGANQPVKDRKRGIVYITSQNHGYAVDESSMDGKEVSITQLNANDGTVEGFEHKNLDIVSVQYHPEAHPGPLDTEKMFFDRVAEITRKMKVLVK, encoded by the coding sequence ATGAAAGCGGTACTCGGGCTTGAGGATGGAACTTTCGTAAAAGGAGACGGTCTTGGAGTGGAGGGAATTGTCCAGGGCGAGCTTGTTTTTACAACGCAGTACACAGGCTACGAGGAGGCTCTCACAGACCCCTCGTATAAGGGTCAGATACTGATGTTCACCTATCCTCTCATAGGCAACTACGGCATAAGCGGCGAGACCTTCCAGTCTGATAACATGCAGGCGGAAGGGCTGGTGGTGAGAGAAGCATGCGACCATCCTTCACATCATAAATCCAGACGCAGCATCTATGAGTTCTTAAAAGACGAGGGCAAATCAGGCATCATGGGAATAGATACGAGGATGCTCACAATAAAAACAAGGGAGCACGGCACTATGAAAGCCGCTATTATTGTCGGGGACGATGACGGCGAGGAAGCTGTAAGACTTGCAAGGGAGCAGCCAGATATAGGAGGACTTGACCTGATCAGCAGGGTCACATGCAAAGAGCCGTACCAGGTAAAAGGGTATGAAGGCGGGGGCAATATCGTGCTCATGGATTTCGGTGCGAAGAGAAACATCATCAAGAGCCTGAATAACCGGGGAATCAATGTCATGGTTGTTCCTGCCAATACAAAGTTAAAAGATATCATGAATTACGAGCCAGATGCCCTGCTGCTCTCCAATGGTCCAGGAGACCCTCAGCAGGCGACAAACGGCATCTCGGTCGTAAAAGAGCTTGCTGGGGAGCTTCCTATCTTCGGCATCTGCCTTGGTCACCAGATTATTTCTCTCGCCCTCGGCGGCGAAACCTACAAGATGAAATTCGGTCACCGCGGAGCCAACCAGCCTGTAAAAGACCGCAAAAGGGGTATAGTTTACATCACATCGCAGAACCACGGCTATGCGGTGGATGAGAGCAGCATGGATGGAAAAGAGGTATCTATCACGCAATTAAACGCCAATGACGGCACAGTAGAGGGGTTTGAGCATAAAAATCTGGATATAGTATCGGTGCAGTATCACCCTGAAGCGCATCCCGGACCTCTTGATACCGAGAAGATGTTCTTTGACAGGGTGGCTGAGATAACAAGAAAGATGAAGGTGCTGGTTAAATAA
- the ilvN gene encoding acetolactate synthase small subunit, protein MKHTVAILVENKPGVLTRVAGLFSRRGFNIESLAVGVTENPDTSRMTIVVTGDDRVLEQVMKQLNKLIDVIRVSDIPPEESVNRELALIKVGVDSGTRAEVMQIVDVFRAKIVDVGIKSLVVEVTGDESKINAMEQLLRQFGIKEMVRTGKIAMNRGAKAVQVEKR, encoded by the coding sequence ATGAAACATACAGTGGCAATACTCGTGGAAAACAAACCCGGCGTCCTCACGAGGGTGGCGGGTTTATTCTCACGCCGAGGTTTTAACATCGAAAGCCTTGCAGTAGGCGTCACAGAGAATCCTGATACCTCTCGCATGACGATAGTCGTAACAGGCGACGACCGCGTCCTTGAGCAGGTGATGAAGCAGCTAAACAAGCTCATCGATGTAATCAGGGTCAGCGACATTCCGCCAGAGGAATCGGTGAACAGGGAACTTGCGCTAATTAAGGTTGGTGTGGATTCCGGAACGCGTGCGGAAGTGATGCAGATAGTGGATGTGTTCAGGGCAAAAATCGTGGACGTAGGCATAAAATCGCTTGTAGTCGAGGTGACGGGCGATGAGAGCAAGATAAATGCCATGGAGCAATTGCTTCGCCAGTTCGGGATAAAAGAGATGGTAAGAACGGGAAAGATTGCGATGAACCGCGGCGCAAAGGCTGTGCAGGTGGAGAAGCGGTAA
- a CDS encoding acetolactate synthase large subunit, which yields MTKTKMSGAKAVIESLYKENVEVIFGYPGGQVLPLYDELYDANIRHILVRHEQAAAHAADGYARATGKAGVCLATSGPGATNLVTGIATAYMDSIPVIALTGQVPRPLIGNDAFQEANITGITLPITKHNYLVQDTKDIPRIFKEAFYIAQTGRPGPVLIDLPKDTQTEIIEFEYPQEVKLRGYKPTYAGNELQIKKAASLILKSEKPIFYVGGGIIFSNATEELRALAEGIMAPVTTTLMGMSAFPTSHPLSVGMLGMHGTRYANYAIQESDLIIAVGVRFDDRVTGKISAFAPSAKIIHIDIDPAEIGKNVRVDIPIVGDAKNILKALLKYVKQEQVKTEAWNKKIAKWKKEYPLTYKKDNRLRPQFVVEQISEICPDAIIVTEVGQNQMWAAQFFNFKNPRTFISSGGLGTMGYGFPASMGAKVGKPESTVIDIAGDGSFQMNSQELATVVQNDIPVIVAILNNGFLGMVRQWQELFFNRRYSATSLEKSVDFVKLAQAYGALGLRATKKSEVKDVIVEAVKSERPTIIDFVVEREENVAPMVPAGAAINEILDLE from the coding sequence ATGACAAAAACAAAAATGTCGGGCGCAAAGGCGGTCATCGAATCACTTTACAAAGAGAACGTAGAGGTTATCTTCGGCTATCCCGGCGGTCAGGTGCTGCCCCTGTATGATGAACTCTATGATGCAAATATAAGACACATTCTTGTAAGGCATGAACAGGCAGCTGCGCATGCTGCAGACGGATATGCAAGGGCTACAGGCAAAGCGGGTGTATGCCTTGCCACCTCAGGACCCGGAGCCACGAACCTTGTTACAGGGATTGCAACGGCTTACATGGATTCGATACCTGTAATAGCCTTGACAGGGCAGGTACCGAGACCTCTTATAGGCAATGATGCATTCCAGGAAGCCAATATCACGGGAATAACCCTTCCCATAACAAAGCACAATTACCTTGTCCAGGACACAAAGGATATCCCGAGAATATTCAAGGAAGCTTTTTATATAGCACAGACCGGGCGCCCGGGTCCGGTGCTGATAGATCTGCCCAAGGACACCCAGACAGAAATAATAGAATTCGAATACCCGCAGGAGGTAAAACTGCGCGGGTATAAGCCAACCTATGCGGGAAATGAGCTGCAGATCAAGAAAGCAGCCTCCCTTATCCTGAAGTCCGAAAAGCCCATTTTCTACGTGGGCGGAGGCATTATTTTCTCGAATGCAACAGAAGAGCTTCGTGCTCTGGCGGAAGGTATCATGGCGCCTGTCACCACGACTCTCATGGGCATGAGCGCCTTTCCAACCTCTCATCCGTTGTCGGTCGGGATGCTTGGCATGCACGGCACGCGGTATGCCAACTATGCAATCCAGGAATCGGATTTGATTATAGCCGTCGGTGTCCGCTTTGATGACCGTGTTACAGGTAAGATCTCTGCCTTTGCTCCCAGTGCAAAGATAATCCACATAGATATTGACCCGGCAGAGATAGGAAAGAATGTCCGCGTTGACATACCGATAGTTGGAGATGCGAAGAATATACTGAAAGCCCTTCTCAAGTATGTAAAGCAGGAGCAGGTTAAAACTGAAGCATGGAATAAAAAGATAGCGAAATGGAAAAAGGAATATCCACTCACGTATAAGAAGGATAATCGCCTGCGCCCGCAGTTTGTGGTCGAACAGATAAGCGAGATATGTCCTGATGCGATAATAGTCACTGAAGTCGGGCAGAACCAGATGTGGGCAGCCCAGTTCTTTAATTTCAAGAACCCGCGCACCTTCATATCGAGCGGCGGCCTTGGAACGATGGGCTACGGGTTCCCTGCTTCCATGGGCGCAAAGGTGGGAAAGCCTGAATCCACGGTTATAGACATAGCCGGGGACGGCTCTTTCCAGATGAACTCACAGGAACTGGCGACAGTTGTCCAAAACGACATCCCGGTAATCGTGGCAATCCTGAACAACGGCTTCCTGGGAATGGTGAGGCAGTGGCAGGAATTGTTCTTCAACAGGCGCTACTCGGCAACGAGTCTTGAGAAGAGCGTTGACTTTGTCAAACTGGCGCAAGCCTATGGGGCATTGGGACTGCGTGCGACAAAGAAAAGCGAAGTGAAAGATGTCATCGTAGAAGCCGTGAAATCAGAACGCCCGACGATCATCGATTTCGTGGTCGAGAGGGAGGAAAATGTCGCACCCATGGTTCCTGCCGGTGCAGCCATCAACGAAATACTTGACCTGGAGTGA
- a CDS encoding 2-isopropylmalate synthase, whose product MALFNDIKILDTTLRDGEQTPGVSLTTENKLLIARKLDSLGVDIIEAGSAITSEGERASIKKIAAEGLKAEICSYCRIRKEDIDAAIGCDVDSIHLVVPVSDLHIQQKLKKDRETVRAMAVEMTEYAKSHGLLVELSGEDASRADLDYLKSVYDAGMDAGADRLCFCDTVGILVPERSYEIFSGLAELRAPISVHCHNDFGMATSNTVAALRAGASEAHVTINGIGERAGNTSLEEVVMVLYSLYKHKTKIDIKGLYTTSRLVSRLSGIPVAPNKAIVGGNAFTHEAGIHVHGLLANTATYEPITPELVGRERRIVLGKHAGRSSVVLALKELGLAASEKQIDDIVTRIKELGDKGKRVTDADLQAIAETVLGIYQEAKVKLEELTVVAGNTVMPTASIRLKVNGNHVVEAGVGTGPVDAAINALKKAVSGVADIQLDEYHVDAITGGTDALVEVWVKLSKGGRTITARGARTDIIMASVEAVLEGINRLVQEKNRNS is encoded by the coding sequence ATGGCTTTATTTAACGATATAAAAATTCTGGATACAACGCTGAGAGACGGCGAACAGACACCTGGAGTTTCACTCACGACAGAAAACAAGTTATTGATAGCAAGGAAGCTTGATTCCCTGGGCGTGGATATTATCGAAGCTGGTTCTGCCATTACTTCTGAAGGCGAGCGCGCCTCGATTAAAAAAATAGCCGCCGAAGGCTTGAAGGCTGAAATCTGCAGCTACTGCCGTATTCGCAAAGAGGATATCGATGCAGCCATAGGCTGCGATGTTGATTCAATCCATCTTGTGGTACCTGTATCTGACCTCCACATCCAACAAAAACTGAAAAAAGACCGCGAGACTGTGCGTGCAATGGCTGTTGAAATGACAGAGTATGCAAAATCGCACGGGTTGCTCGTGGAACTGAGCGGAGAGGATGCATCCCGCGCTGACCTGGATTACCTGAAATCCGTGTACGACGCAGGAATGGACGCAGGGGCGGACAGATTGTGTTTTTGCGATACGGTGGGAATACTTGTCCCTGAAAGAAGTTATGAAATTTTCAGCGGTCTGGCTGAGCTTCGCGCCCCGATAAGCGTACACTGCCACAACGATTTCGGGATGGCTACATCCAATACTGTTGCTGCGCTGCGTGCCGGAGCCAGCGAAGCGCATGTCACCATTAACGGCATCGGCGAGCGGGCAGGAAATACCTCGCTTGAAGAAGTGGTGATGGTGCTTTATTCATTGTATAAGCATAAAACAAAAATCGATATAAAGGGTCTGTACACCACGTCAAGACTGGTGAGCAGGTTAAGCGGCATCCCCGTAGCTCCCAACAAGGCAATCGTAGGCGGGAATGCCTTTACCCATGAGGCGGGCATCCATGTTCACGGGCTTCTTGCAAACACCGCAACCTACGAGCCCATCACACCCGAACTTGTGGGAAGAGAGAGAAGAATCGTGCTCGGCAAGCATGCAGGCAGGAGCTCTGTCGTGCTTGCATTGAAGGAGCTGGGACTTGCTGCCAGCGAAAAGCAGATCGACGATATAGTTACGAGAATAAAAGAACTCGGCGATAAAGGAAAACGGGTAACCGACGCCGACCTTCAGGCTATTGCAGAAACGGTTTTAGGGATATACCAGGAAGCCAAGGTCAAGCTTGAGGAGCTCACAGTAGTAGCTGGCAATACCGTGATGCCCACAGCTTCCATCCGGCTAAAGGTCAATGGAAACCATGTAGTCGAGGCAGGCGTTGGAACAGGCCCTGTGGATGCAGCCATCAACGCATTGAAAAAAGCCGTATCGGGTGTGGCTGACATCCAGCTTGATGAGTACCATGTGGATGCGATAACGGGCGGGACTGATGCGTTAGTCGAGGTCTGGGTAAAGCTCAGTAAAGGCGGAAGGACAATAACAGCCCGCGGCGCTCGAACAGACATCATAATGGCTTCGGTTGAGGCAGTGCTTGAGGGAATAAACCGGCTGGTACAGGAAAAGAACAGGAATTCTTAG
- a CDS encoding M42 family metallopeptidase, with protein sequence MSDLKDLLERLSNAHGVSGYEGNVRQIIEEEVRPYVDEIRTDKMGNLIATKFGNKPVVMLAAHMDEIGLMVKYVDDKGFARFTKTGGWFDQTLLNQRMILHTENGQVYGVLGSKPPHAIKEEDKNKVIKAEDMFLDFGATSKEEADRIGVKIGTPATSDAEFKSLGNDRVTGKAFDNRAGCAMLIGALAEMKDVKATIHAVFTVQEEVGLKGAKTSAFGLNPDVALATDVTITGDHPGIEKKEASTEMGKGPAVTVSDADGRGIIVPEPVLKWLKEAAESNGIPYQLEVGSGGTTDASAIHLTKEGIPTGVISPPSRYIHTPVSVMSMSDLENAVKLVARAVEIVDRFF encoded by the coding sequence ATGAGTGACCTGAAAGATCTTTTGGAACGATTATCCAATGCCCACGGGGTTTCCGGATACGAGGGAAACGTCAGGCAAATTATCGAAGAAGAAGTGAGACCTTATGTTGATGAGATAAGAACAGACAAAATGGGAAACCTGATTGCCACAAAATTTGGTAACAAACCCGTGGTCATGCTCGCTGCACACATGGATGAGATCGGACTTATGGTAAAATACGTGGACGATAAGGGTTTTGCGCGCTTTACCAAGACAGGCGGATGGTTCGACCAGACGCTCCTTAACCAGAGGATGATACTGCACACAGAGAACGGCCAGGTTTACGGCGTGCTCGGCTCAAAGCCTCCTCATGCCATTAAAGAAGAGGATAAGAACAAGGTGATAAAAGCCGAGGATATGTTCCTCGACTTTGGGGCAACGAGCAAAGAGGAAGCAGACAGGATTGGCGTGAAGATCGGGACTCCCGCCACCTCTGATGCGGAGTTTAAATCGCTCGGCAACGACAGGGTCACCGGCAAAGCGTTTGACAACCGTGCGGGCTGTGCGATGCTCATCGGGGCTCTTGCAGAGATGAAGGATGTTAAAGCGACCATCCATGCCGTATTTACAGTTCAGGAAGAGGTGGGATTGAAGGGAGCAAAGACAAGTGCCTTCGGATTGAATCCCGATGTGGCACTGGCTACCGATGTCACAATAACAGGCGACCATCCGGGCATAGAAAAGAAAGAGGCATCCACCGAGATGGGAAAAGGACCTGCGGTTACTGTAAGTGATGCAGACGGGCGGGGCATCATCGTTCCCGAGCCTGTCTTGAAATGGCTTAAGGAAGCGGCAGAATCGAACGGCATCCCCTACCAGCTTGAAGTGGGAAGCGGCGGAACCACGGACGCATCGGCGATACATCTCACCAAGGAAGGAATCCCCACTGGCGTCATAAGCCCGCCATCAAGGTACATCCACACACCTGTATCAGTTATGAGTATGAGCGACCTTGAGAACGCCGTTAAACTTGTTGCAAGAGCGGTCGAAATTGTGGATAGGTTTTTCTAA
- a CDS encoding flagellar protein G, producing the protein MAGEAITQLIFFIGAIVVAVGVIGVLTTNVHSITASYGMSSQTLADQLKTDITIINDPAAIPYDTNLDNYSFFVKNTGKNTLDPTAVSMFIDGNYVNTTKKWTIMDNTSSSLWYPTQVLRLNYTYSPSPYPSPGSHTVRVVAQNGVSDTLPFTT; encoded by the coding sequence ATGGCAGGCGAAGCAATAACCCAGTTGATATTCTTCATAGGCGCCATCGTGGTAGCCGTGGGTGTCATCGGCGTGCTAACAACCAACGTGCACTCCATCACAGCGTCCTACGGCATGAGCAGCCAGACGCTGGCTGACCAGTTAAAGACCGATATCACCATAATCAATGACCCTGCGGCGATTCCCTACGATACGAATCTTGACAATTACAGTTTCTTTGTAAAAAATACAGGGAAAAATACCCTTGATCCCACTGCTGTCAGCATGTTCATTGACGGAAATTATGTAAATACAACAAAAAAATGGACTATCATGGACAACACAAGCAGTTCCCTCTGGTACCCCACCCAAGTGCTGAGGCTGAATTACACATATAGTCCAAGCCCATATCCATCGCCTGGATCTCATACAGTACGCGTGGTTGCACAAAACGGCGTATCCGATACACTCCCTTTTACGACTTGA
- a CDS encoding ATPase, which produces MSAGIRSFELKRDEVCSRLGGGFPSGSIIVIEGGNGSGKSTVCQRLAYGLMENGSSVTYVSTQLTTKGFINQMYSLNYKVASFLLKKKLLYIPVLSLIGPTPARTDFIERLRSGKELFDNDVIIIDTISSLIKHSANVKKSLELISFFKKLTGIKKTIILSIDPSELEPEILSEFAGGSDVNLSLKVSTLGSSIKRTIIVNKFTGASASVESMIGFRIESNVGLVVEIASVS; this is translated from the coding sequence ATGAGCGCAGGTATTCGTTCCTTTGAATTAAAACGCGATGAAGTGTGCAGCAGACTGGGTGGAGGCTTTCCGTCAGGCTCCATAATAGTGATAGAAGGTGGCAACGGGAGCGGAAAAAGCACTGTCTGCCAGCGGCTTGCATACGGGCTGATGGAGAATGGCTCCTCGGTGACCTATGTTTCAACCCAGTTGACAACCAAGGGTTTTATCAACCAGATGTATTCGCTTAACTACAAAGTAGCCAGTTTTTTGTTAAAAAAGAAACTGCTCTACATCCCTGTCCTTTCCCTGATAGGTCCTACGCCGGCAAGAACGGATTTCATTGAACGGTTAAGAAGCGGAAAAGAACTTTTCGATAACGATGTAATAATAATAGACACCATATCATCCCTCATCAAACACAGCGCAAATGTAAAAAAAAGTCTTGAACTTATATCGTTTTTCAAAAAATTGACCGGAATAAAGAAGACTATTATCCTCTCGATTGACCCTTCTGAGCTGGAACCTGAGATACTTTCGGAATTTGCTGGTGGAAGCGACGTAAACCTTTCTTTGAAGGTGAGCACGCTCGGCAGCAGCATCAAGAGAACGATCATAGTAAATAAATTTACCGGGGCTTCTGCTTCAGTTGAAAGTATGATCGGTTTCAGGATTGAATCAAACGTGGGTCTGGTTGTTGAAATCGCATCCGTGTCGTGA
- a CDS encoding type II/IV secretion system ATPase subunit, with protein sequence MNETLDDALKRNPHLSEYLNELQRNNKAIPSFVIQIPREMALEKTPNIIYPVGDPIFVHIHGESGKEITYTAIEPRLKPDKIAKYNLIVEKVLEKGLKNKTPVSKENLKKILLTILDETIKVGPIGKKLSGVSAIPVTKEEYDDFSYLIVRDIIDSGPVEATIRDPYLEDIHCVGLNPVSLVHKTFGNITSNIRFDSKQSLDNWLRTMSERIGRPIGDANPIAGGTLPSGSRIAIAYSDDISRRGSSFTVRKFTKTPLSITQLIKWGTFSSEEAAYLWLCLENGMSVFMCGETASGKTAALNATLIFIDPKAKIYSAEDATEVTPPHDVWQQLATKEDGAEESQVHMFTLLKAALRSRPNYIIVGEIRGVEGAVAFQAMQTGHPVMATFHASSVKRMIQRFIGNPINVPVTFIDNLNVCVVLHAMYRNGMLIRRITAVEELEGYYEEAGGVITRAVFEWNPSTDKQDFRGLNNSYILEEKIAARQGYTDKRKIYEELATRARILDAMVENGVFDFMKTFEIVKAYREKGLEGIPFAV encoded by the coding sequence ATGAACGAAACACTTGATGATGCACTAAAGCGCAACCCTCATCTTTCAGAATATCTTAACGAACTCCAAAGAAATAATAAAGCAATCCCTTCATTTGTCATCCAGATTCCCAGAGAGATGGCGCTTGAAAAAACGCCCAACATAATATACCCTGTGGGAGACCCGATATTCGTACATATCCATGGCGAATCCGGAAAGGAGATTACATATACTGCCATCGAACCGCGCCTGAAGCCGGATAAAATCGCTAAATACAACCTTATTGTTGAAAAAGTCCTTGAGAAAGGGCTTAAAAATAAAACTCCTGTTTCAAAAGAGAATCTGAAAAAGATTCTACTAACGATTCTCGACGAGACAATAAAAGTAGGACCGATCGGAAAAAAATTATCCGGGGTTTCTGCGATTCCGGTCACGAAAGAAGAATACGACGATTTCAGCTATCTTATAGTAAGGGACATTATTGATTCAGGACCAGTTGAAGCCACAATACGTGACCCGTATCTTGAGGATATACACTGCGTTGGCTTAAATCCGGTATCGCTTGTGCATAAGACATTCGGGAATATCACATCCAATATACGGTTTGACTCAAAGCAATCGCTTGATAACTGGCTGCGAACCATGAGCGAACGTATAGGGAGACCTATAGGCGACGCAAATCCAATAGCAGGCGGGACTCTCCCCAGCGGTTCACGTATCGCCATCGCTTACAGCGACGATATAAGCAGGCGTGGAAGTTCATTCACTGTTCGAAAATTCACAAAAACCCCTCTCTCCATAACCCAGCTCATCAAATGGGGGACATTTAGTTCCGAAGAAGCAGCATATCTCTGGCTCTGTCTGGAAAATGGCATGAGCGTATTTATGTGCGGGGAAACAGCCAGCGGCAAAACGGCTGCTTTGAATGCCACGCTCATATTCATAGACCCCAAAGCCAAGATATACAGCGCAGAAGATGCCACCGAAGTCACCCCTCCGCATGATGTATGGCAGCAGCTTGCCACAAAAGAGGATGGAGCAGAGGAATCACAGGTTCACATGTTTACCCTCCTTAAGGCAGCACTTCGCTCGCGTCCCAATTATATTATAGTAGGTGAGATACGGGGCGTGGAGGGTGCAGTGGCATTTCAGGCAATGCAGACAGGTCATCCTGTTATGGCAACGTTCCATGCATCATCGGTAAAAAGGATGATACAGAGGTTTATAGGCAACCCGATAAACGTCCCGGTCACGTTCATAGATAACCTCAACGTATGCGTGGTACTTCATGCCATGTACAGGAACGGCATGCTGATAAGACGTATAACGGCAGTGGAAGAACTTGAAGGGTACTACGAAGAAGCCGGCGGCGTGATAACGCGAGCCGTTTTCGAATGGAATCCTTCAACCGACAAACAGGATTTCAGGGGATTGAATAACAGCTATATCCTCGAAGAAAAGATTGCAGCAAGGCAGGGTTACACGGATAAACGAAAAATCTATGAGGAACTTGCAACCAGGGCAAGGATTCTTGATGCGATGGTTGAAAACGGGGTATTCGATTTTATGAAGACGTTTGAAATCGTGAAAGCATACCGGGAAAAAGGTCTTGAAGGGATTCCTTTTGCAGTTTGA